The Ciconia boyciana chromosome 2, ASM3463844v1, whole genome shotgun sequence genome has a segment encoding these proteins:
- the LOC140647183 gene encoding solute carrier family 22 member 13-like gives MTEFGDFISALGEFGLYQKLLVLFLSLPLLINPFQMIGQVFMVVDVPHHCDTSWIRAIGPNLTEEEQLNLTLPRDTDGAYEQCSMYSPVDWDLDSIVAYGLNSTEKCSSGWVYPSAQPPSLLTEFDLVCDRKNLNDISQSVYMLGLLLGAMIFGPLSDRIGRRPIFLISILLQGLFGVGIAFVPHFYVYMAFRCVVGASVSGILITTLALATEWVGVSSRTKAVLISHCFVAIGQMLLAGLSYGIRNWRLLEIAGSAPIFALFFYIWVLPESARWLVTKGRVEEAKKVLQKAASINKRTIPPGLLEQLKPETQSKSGSTLDLFRKKHLRKVTLIMSCTWFADSLVYYGLSLSVTSFGLDIYLTQLAFGAVELPARFCCIFLLQWFGRKKTQAVLLLLSGLMCLIITGIPEDQPVATTVLAIIGKFTATASFSTSYVYSAELFPTVVRQTGVGLCSMSARVAGIMAPLIRLLGQYHYAIPMAIFGSAPVVGGLLCVLLPETRGTDLVDDTGAAAPS, from the exons ATGACTGAGTTTGGAGATTTTATAAGTGCTCTGGGGGAGTTTGGGCTATATCAGAAATTGCTGGTActgttcctctccctcccactaCTTATTAATCCTTTCCAAATGATTGGCCAAGTGTTCATGGTTGTGGATGTGCCCCATCACTGCGACACCAGCTGGATCCGTGCCATCGGCCCCAACCTGACGGAGGAAGAGCAGCTGAACCTCACCCTGCCCCGGGACACGGACGGGGCATACGAGCAGTGCTCCATGTACTCGCCAGTGGACTGGGACCTTGACTCCATTGTGGCATACGGCCTGAACTCCACGGAGAAGTGCAGCAGTGGTTGGGTGTACCCCTCAGCACAACCACCATCCCTGCTGACCGAG ttTGACCTGGTGTGCGACAGGAAGAACCTGAACGACATTTCCCAGTCCGTCTACATGCTGGGGCTTCTCTTAGGAGCCATGATCTTTGGGCCACTAAGTGACAG gaTTGGCCGTCGGCCAATCTTTCTGatctccatcctcctccagGGCTTGTTTGGTGTAGGAATTGCCTTTGTGCCCCATTTCTATGTGTACATGGCCTTCAGGTGTGTCGTGGGGGCTTCGGTGTCAGGAATTCTGATTACTACCCTGGCCTTGG CTACAGAATGGGTAGGTGTCTCCTCCCGGACAAAGGCAGTGCTTATTTCTCACTGCTTTGTCGCCATCGGACAGATGCTTTTGGCTGGCTTGAGTTACGGTATTCGCAactggaggctgctggagattGCAGGATCTGCTCCAATATTTGCCCTTTTCTTCTACATCTG GGTGCTGCCAGAATCGGCTCGGTGGCTGGTGACAAAAGGCAGAGTAGAAGAAGCTAAGAAGGTCCTCCAGAAGGCAGCATCCATCAACAAGCGCACCATCCCACCAGGACTCCTTGAGCAG ttGAAGCCTGAGACACAGAGCAAGTCTGGAAGTACTCTGGATCTCTTTCGGAAGAAGCACCTCCGGAAGGTGACTTTAATCATGTCATGCACCTG GTTTGCAGACAGCCTTGTGTACTACGGGCTGAGCCTTAGCGTGACAAGTTTTGGTCTGGACATCTACCTGACGCAGCTTGCCTTTGGGGCGGTGGAGTTACCAGCTCgattttgctgcattttcctgctgcagtggtttgggaggaagaaaacccaggccgttctcctgctgctgtctggCCTGATGTGTCTCATCATCACTGGCATCCCTGAAG aCCAGCCCGTGGCAACCACCGTCCTGGCCATCATTGGCAAGTTTACAGCCACGGCCTCCTTCTCCACCTCCTACGTCTACTCTGCAGAGCTCTTCCCCACAGTCGTCAG GCAGACCGGCGTGGGGCTGTGCTCAATGTCGGCACGGGTGGCGGGGATCATGGCCCCACTGATCCGCCTCCTGGGCCAGTATCACTATGCCATCCCCATGGCCATCTTCGGGAGTGCCCCCGTGGTGGGGGGGCTGCTCTGTGTCCTGCTGCCTGAGACCCGTGGCACCGACCTGGTGGACGACACAGGGGCGGCCGCCCCTAGCTGA